The proteins below come from a single Burkholderia humptydooensis genomic window:
- a CDS encoding formimidoylglutamate deiminase codes for MTMIESMLFAEHAYLPGGWQRDVLLRWDATGALVDVSANAAAPARVARASGPLLPGMPNLHSHAFQRAMAGLTEYRANPSDTFWSWRDLMYRFALKITPDALAAVARWLYVEMLKSGYTSVCEFHYVHHAPDGTRYPRLAELAARVVGAARDAGIGITMLPVAYQYSGFGERAPRDDQRRFINTPDALLALLGALRGELPEHGGLRYGIAPHSLRAVSESGLRELVGALPADAPVHIHIAEQTAEVDDCVRAHGARPVQWLIDRFDVNARWCLVHATHLDAAETHALARSGAIAGLCPTTEANLGDGIFPAVDYLAAGGAIGIGSDSHASVDWRAELRLFEYGQRLARRERNVLADAAQPRVADRLFAASLAGGARAAGRPVGALEAGRRADWIVLDPAHPSIAEHGSDTWLSGAVFAEHGDTPVLDVYVGGEQVVSARRHRDEEAAYAGYRAALAQLLS; via the coding sequence ATGACGATGATCGAATCGATGTTGTTTGCCGAGCATGCGTATCTGCCCGGCGGCTGGCAGCGCGACGTGCTGCTGCGCTGGGATGCGACGGGCGCGCTCGTCGACGTGAGCGCGAACGCGGCGGCGCCCGCGCGCGTCGCGCGCGCGAGCGGGCCGCTCTTGCCCGGCATGCCGAACCTGCATTCGCACGCGTTCCAGCGCGCGATGGCGGGGCTCACCGAATATCGCGCGAATCCGTCCGACACGTTCTGGAGCTGGCGCGACCTGATGTACCGCTTCGCGCTGAAGATCACGCCCGACGCGCTCGCCGCGGTCGCGCGCTGGCTCTATGTCGAGATGCTGAAAAGCGGCTACACGTCGGTGTGCGAATTCCATTACGTGCATCACGCGCCGGACGGCACGCGCTATCCGCGGCTCGCGGAACTGGCGGCGCGCGTCGTCGGCGCGGCGCGCGACGCGGGCATCGGCATCACGATGCTGCCCGTCGCGTATCAGTACAGCGGCTTCGGCGAGCGTGCGCCGCGCGACGACCAGCGCCGCTTCATCAACACGCCGGACGCGCTGCTCGCGCTTCTCGGCGCGCTGCGCGGCGAACTGCCCGAGCACGGCGGGCTGCGCTACGGAATCGCGCCGCATTCGCTGCGCGCGGTGTCGGAGAGCGGGCTGCGCGAACTGGTCGGCGCGCTGCCGGCCGACGCGCCGGTGCACATCCACATCGCCGAGCAGACCGCGGAAGTCGACGATTGCGTGCGCGCGCACGGCGCGCGGCCGGTGCAGTGGCTCATCGACCGCTTCGACGTGAACGCGCGCTGGTGTCTCGTCCATGCGACGCATCTCGACGCCGCCGAGACGCACGCGCTCGCGCGCAGCGGCGCGATCGCGGGCCTGTGTCCGACGACCGAGGCGAACCTCGGCGACGGCATTTTTCCGGCGGTCGACTATCTCGCGGCGGGCGGCGCGATCGGCATCGGCTCGGACAGCCACGCGAGCGTCGACTGGCGCGCCGAGCTGCGGCTCTTCGAATACGGGCAGCGGCTCGCGCGGCGCGAGCGCAACGTGCTTGCCGATGCGGCGCAGCCGCGCGTGGCGGACCGCCTGTTCGCCGCGTCGCTCGCGGGCGGCGCGCGCGCGGCCGGGCGCCCCGTCGGCGCGCTCGAGGCAGGCCGGCGCGCCGACTGGATCGTGCTCGATCCCGCGCATCCGTCGATCGCCGAGCACGGCAGCGACACGTGGCTGTCGGGCGCGGTGTTCGCCGAGCATGGCGACACGCCGGTGCTCGACGTGTACGTCGGCGGCGAGCAGGTGGTGAGCGCGCGCCGGCATCGTGACGAAGAGGCGGCGTATGCCGGATACCGCGCGGCGCTTGCGCAGCTATTGAGCTAA